One Pyrenophora tritici-repentis strain M4 chromosome 5, whole genome shotgun sequence DNA window includes the following coding sequences:
- a CDS encoding HepA, Superfamily II DNA/RNA helicase, SNF2 family, whose product MESSHPEERPVKKRRFFIVDSSPEPVPSKRSDVPPSSPPPQPQHHEAIPDRTNGHSEDEDFGSFDVGMLQAVVGELSVPILQKLKDVSGSDVQRAINLYLDGSWDAMPAPMPAPVFQSRPQKVQMTIAKTLKRTESEASNASTPGSDTSAPPVLRVMSSKRYIGSFGAAAWAIRSGSGLLKHDEKIHIERQKSQPRLNKAKKVIQLRKVDTMVRFTNARGEEVGRLDNESAVWVSVLMDQKVCSFEGSVVYTPDKLRTGDTIYLQLRAYFLRGAFDKRKFAKPDNNREINLFEEKESSDERDLRLRQIALVKLFEAINLQPTHENETTAKHKRQGLLQAAESEEKKAEKPKPKSGTPATSGDTTSSPPAEEAEEGEELEQDQLDSLYKKAQSFDFDTPTMEPADSFRMDLRKYQKQALFWMVNKEKDQSIEDKETSMHPLWEEYRWPTQDAENQPLPAIENQAMFYVNPYSGELSLDFPVQEQNCLGGILADEMGLGKTIEMMSLIHTHRNEVSSEASKTSKTLPRLQKSSAAVELAPYTTLVIAPMSLLAQWHSEAEKASKDGTLKAMVYYGSEKAVNLQKLCCASNAANAPNVIITSYGTVLSEYNQVVAQEGNQGSHGGIFSLDYFRIILDEAHYIKNRQSKTAKACYELSARHRWVLTGTPIVNRLEDLFSLVRFLKVEPWANFSFWKTFITVPFESGEYVRALNVVQTVLEPLVLRRTKDMKTPDGEALVPLPLRTIEVEKIVLSKDEQDIYDHIYLRVRDTFSANAEAGTLLKSYTTLFAQILRLRQSCCHPVLTKKANIAADAEDAALASDLANGLADDMDLSALIERFTAEGDQDVNKFGAHVLKQIQDEAKAECPICSEEPMIDQAVTGCWHSACKECLLNYIAHQRDKGELPRCFNCREPINARDIFEVVRHDHIVEDDTNHAFRATDAASPPSATQTPRISLRRIGIAGSAKTQALLGHLKKTRKEEPNAKTVVFSQFTSFLDLIEPALTRDHIPFLRFDGSISQKVRAQILTEFTTSPRPYVLLLSLRAGGVGLNLTCANKVFMMDPWWSFAVEAQAIDRVHRMGQEREVKVVRFCVQGSIEEKMLRIQERKKFIASSLGMMSDEEKRVQRIEDIKELLS is encoded by the exons ATGGAATCGTCACACCCAGAGGAGAGACCTGTGAAGAAGCGCCGGTTCTTTATTGTGGATTCCTCGCCTGAACCGGTCCCGTCGAAACGCTCAGATGTTCCCCCATCTTCCCCGCCACCGCAGCCTCAGCACCATGAAGCGATACCAGACCGGACCAATGGCCATAGCGAGGACGAGGATTTTGGAAGTTTCGATGTTGGCATGCTTCAGGCCGTTGTTGGAGAACTTTCCGTGCCGATACTGCAGAAACTGAAGGATGTTAGTGGAAGTGACGTTCAACGAG CAATAAACCTATATCTGGATGGATCATGGGATGCAATGCCTGCACCGATGCCTGCCCCCGTCTTTCAATCCCGCCCGCAAAAAGTCCAGATGACGATAGCGAAGACGCTTAAACGCACCGAATCCGAAGCGTCCAATGCCTCCACGCCAGGCTCCGACACCTCGGCGCCCCCAGTATTACGAGTTATGTCTTCAAAACGATACATTGGTTCATTTGGCGCTGCTGCTTGGGCTATCAGAAGTGGTTCAGGCTTGCTGAAGCATGACGAGAAGATCCACATAGAGCGTCAGAAGTCGCAGCCAAGGTTGAACAAAGCGAAAAAGGTTATTCAGTTAAGAAAAGTAGATACAATGGTGCGCTTCACAAATGCGCGAGGAGAAGAAGTGGGCAGGCTCGACAATGAGTCAGCAGTCTGGGTGTCGGTGTTGATGGACCAAAAGGTGTGCTCGTTCGAGGGCTCCGTCGTCTATACTCCAGACAAGTTACGGACTGGCGATACAATATATCTCCAACTGCGCGCCTATTTCTTGCGCGGCGCTTTTGATAAGCGGAAGTTTGCGAAGCCGGATAACAACCGCGAGATCAATCTTTTCGAAGAAAAGGAGTCGTCCGATGAGCGAGACTTGCGTTTGCGCCAGATCGCTCTTGTCAAGCTATTCGAAGCTATCAATCTCCAGCCAACACACGAGAACGAGACGACAGCGAAACACAAAAGGCAGGGCCTGCTACAGGCAGCAGAGAGtgaggagaagaaggctgaAAAGCCCAAGCCTAAGAGCGGGACACCAGCAACGTCTGGCGATACAACATCTTCGCCGCCTGCTGAAGAGGCcgaagaaggagaagagcTTGAGCAGGATCAACTTGACTCACTGTACAAGAAGGCACAGTCGTTCGACTTCGACACCCCTACTATGGAACCTGCCGACAGTTTCCGGATGGACTTGCGGAAATACCAGAAACAGGCTCTGTTCTGGATGGTCAACAAGGAGAAGGACCAGTCAATTGAGGACAAGGAGACTTCGATGCATCCCCTATGGGAAGAGTACAGATGGCCAACCCAAGATGCGGAGAACCAACCACTACCGGCTATTGAGAACCAGGCTATGTTCTACGTCAATCCATACTCAGGCGAACTCTCGTTGGACTTTCCCGTACAAGAACAGAACTGCTTGGGTGGCATACTTGCTGATGAGATGGGTCTCGGCAAGACTATTGAGATGATGAGTTTGATCCACACCCATAGGAATGAAGTGAGCAGTGAAGCTTCGAAGACCTCTAAGACTCTCCCACGACTACAAAAGAGCAGTGCTGCTGTGGAGCTTGCACCGTACACTACACTTGTAATCGCACCCATGTCGCTACTGGCGCAATGGCACAGTGAAGCAGAAAAGGCATCCAAGGACGGCACACTGAAAGCAATGGTATACTATGGCTCAGAGAAGGCTGTCAACTTGCAAAAGCTATGCTGCGCATCCAATGCAGCAAATGCACCAAACGTCATCATCACGAGTTACGGTACAGTACTATCAGAGTACAACCAGGTCGTGGCGCAGGAAGGAAATCAAGGCTCGCATGGTGGCATCTTCTCACTCGATTACTTCCGCATCATCCTTGATGAAGCACATTACATCAAGAACAGGCAATCGAAGACAGCAAAGGCGTGTTATGAGCTCAGTGCGAGGCATCGATGGGTGCTGACCGGCACACCAATTGTCAACCGCTTGGAGGACTTGTTCAGTCTAGTTCGGTTCCTCAAGGTCGAGCCGTGGGCCAACTTTTCTTTCTGGAAAACATTCATCACAGTGCCTTTCGAATCAGGCGAGTATGTGCGCGCACTCAATGTAGTACAGACCGTACTGGAGCCGTTGGTGCTACGACGAACCAAGGATATGAAGACGCCCGACGGAGAAGCCCTAGTGCCACTGCCATTGCGAACCATCGAGGTTGAGAAGATTGTGCTATCGAAAGATGAGCAAGATATTTATGATCATATCTATCTACGAGTTAGAGATACGTTCAGTGCTAACGCCGAAGCTGGAACGCTGTTGAAGTCGTACACCACCCTCTTCGCTCAGATTCTACGATTGCGACAATCATGCTGCCATCCCGTCCTTACCAAGAAAGCCAACATCGCAGCCGATGCGGAAGACGCAGCACTAGCATCTGACCTTGCAAATGGGCTTGCAGATGACATGGACCTCTCTGCTCTTATCGAACGCTTTACGGCCGAGGGCGACCAGGACGTCAACAAGTTTGGAGCTCACGTATTGAAGCAGATCCAGGACGAAGCAAAAGCTGAATGTCCAATCTGCTCAGAAGAGCCCATGATTGATCAGGCAGTGACTGGATGTTGGCATTCAGCTTGCAAAGAATGCCTACTAAACTACATCGCCCATCAACGCGACAAAGGCGAGCTACCACGCTGTTTTAATTGTCGCGAGCCTATAAACGCACGCGACATATTTGAAGTCGTCCGTCACGACCATATCGTAGAGGACGACACAAACCACGCCTTCCGCGCCACAGATGCAGCATCACCCCCATCAGCCACACAAACCCCTCGCATCAGCCTCCGCCGCATTGGCATCGCCGGCTCCGCCAAAACCCAAGCCCTGCTCGGCCATCTCAAAAAGACACGAAAGGAAGAGCCCAACGCAAAAACAGTAGTCTTCTCCCAATTCACCTCGTTCCTCGACCTCATCGAACCCGCGCTGACCCGCGACCACATCCCCTTTTTGCGCTTCGACGGTTCCATCTCGCAGAAAGTGCGTGCGCAGATTCTAACCGAGTTTACTACTTCTCCCAGACCATATGTCCTGTTGCTCAGTC